Proteins from one Nerophis lumbriciformis linkage group LG08, RoL_Nlum_v2.1, whole genome shotgun sequence genomic window:
- the LOC140678997 gene encoding uncharacterized protein has product MEQEELHSPCLKNEEEYPHPHHIKQEEPQPLHIKEEEEEHSIGQEGKHLEGLEEFPVIGVPVKSEYDEVKSESEEKREAEPPSSSSTEADGDHCGGSQADKLFAPLSDSDDTTSHSPDTDDEDSKADKTHFQCSHCDKTFNHRRNLKVHTRIHTGEKPFICLVCDKRFSLKQHLIKHTRIHTGQKPFICSVCGKGFVDSQCLKVHTRTHTGDKPFMCSVCSKRFSQKANLIIHTRIHTGEKPFICSVCGKGFIQNQDLKRHMKIHTGEKTLMCLVCSKIFCLKQHLKLHMKTHTGEKPYSCSSCDKSFYERAKLAVHMRTHTDKKVLSCSVCGERFSFKYQCQKHKCAGENSSSK; this is encoded by the coding sequence ATGGAGCAGGAGGAGCTGCATTCCCCTTGCCTTAAAAATGAAGAGGAGTACCCACATCCCCACCACATTAAGCAGGAGGAGCCACAGCCgcttcacattaaagaggaagaagaagaacacAGCATCGGTCAAGAGGGAAagcatcttgaaggactggaggagttcccagtgattGGTGTCCCTGTAAAGAGTGAATATGATGAGGTCaaaagtgaaagtgaggagaagagagaggcggagcctccaagcagcagctcaacagaagctgatggagaccactgtggaggatcacaagcagacaagctcttcgCTCCACTGTCAGATAGTgacgacacaacgtcacactctcctgacactgatgatgaagactctaaagctgATAAGACACACTTTCAAtgctctcactgtgacaaaacctttaaTCACCGTCGTAATCTAAAAGTACACACGAGAATACACACTGGGGAAAAACCATTCATTTGCTTAGTTTGCGATAAGAGATTCTCTCTTAAGCAGCATTTGATAAAACACACAAGAATACACACCGGAcagaaaccttttatctgttcggtTTGCGGTAAAGGTTTCGTAGACAGCCAATGTTTAAAAGtacacacgagaacacacaccGGGGACAAACCCTTCATGTGCTCGGTTTGTAGTAAAAGATTCTCCCAGAAAGCAAATTTGATAATACACACACGAATACACaccggtgaaaaaccttttatctgttcagtcTGTGGCAAAGGCTTTATCCAAAATCAagatttgaaaagacacatgaaaatacacaccggagaaaaaacCTTGATGTGCTTGGTTTGTAGTAAAATATTTTGCCTGAAACAGCATTTGAAattacacatgaaaacacacacgggCGAGAAGCCGTATTCCTGCTCGAGCTGCGACAAGAGTTTTTACGAACGTGCAAAACTTGCAgtgcacatgagaacgcacacggataagaaagtgttgagttgcagcgtgtgtggtgaaagattctctttTAAGTACCAGTgtcagaaacacaagtgtgccggtgagaacagcagcagcaaatga